A single genomic interval of Lathyrus oleraceus cultivar Zhongwan6 chromosome 7, CAAS_Psat_ZW6_1.0, whole genome shotgun sequence harbors:
- the LOC127103695 gene encoding protein transport protein Sec61 subunit beta, giving the protein MARSASQSSQSASSAATTRPGVMAPRGSAAATAGMRRRRLGGGNTTSSSSAAGGSSGGNNMLRFYTDDAPGLKISPTVVLVMSLCFIGFVTALHVFGKLYRYRSAAGAAA; this is encoded by the coding sequence ATGGCGAGAAGCGCCTCTCAATCATCTCAATCCGCATCTTCCGCTGCCACAACACGACCAGGTGTAATGGCTCCACGCGGCTCCGCTGCCGCTACAGCCGGAATGCGCCGTCGCCGCCTTGGAGGTGGAAACACCACCAGCTCCAGCTCTGCCGCGGGAGGATCCAGCGGCGGAAATAATATGCTGCGGTTCTACACCGACGACGCTCCTGGATTGAAGATATCTCCAACGGTTGTTCTCGTAATGAGTCTCTGTTTCATTGGCTTCGTCACTGCTCTTCATGTTTTTGGGAAACTTTACCGTTACCGATCCGCCGCTGGCGCCGCCGCTTGA
- the LOC127103697 gene encoding calvin cycle protein CP12-2, chloroplastic yields MATISGLSLSNPRLLFNSPGFPQTIKISSASPLSTRQTLTGSGRMKIVQPVRAAPEQISKKVEESIKSAQETCADDPVSGECVAAWDEVEELSAAASHARDRKKESDPLEDYCKDNPETDECKTYDN; encoded by the coding sequence ATGGCAACAATAAGTGGTCTAAGTCTCTCAAACCCTAGGCTTCTCTTCAACTCACCGGGATTTCCACAAACCATCAAGATCTCCTCAGCATCGCCACTCTCGACACGCCAAACCTTAACCGGATCGGGTAGGATGAAGATAGTTCAACCTGTTCGTGCTGCACCAGAACAAATATCGAAGAAGGTGGAGGAAAGCATAAAGAGCGCGCAAGAGACGTGTGCTGATGATCCGGTTAGTGGAGAATGCGTAGCGGCGTGGGATGAGGTGGAGGAACTCAGCGCGGCGGCGAGTCATGCAAGGGATAGGAAGAAGGAGTCTGACCCGTTGGAGGATTACTGTAAGGATAACCCGGAGACTGATGAGTGCAAAACTTATGATAACTGA